A single region of the Thermodesulfobacteriota bacterium genome encodes:
- a CDS encoding DNA methyltransferase produces the protein LGSGTTMVASHQLNRKCYGIEIDPKYCQIILERMLKLDPSLEVRKNGELWETTNKQRSFAKSG, from the coding sequence TTAGGTTCAGGTACTACGATGGTAGCATCTCACCAACTCAACCGCAAATGCTATGGAATTGAAATAGATCCCAAGTACTGTCAGATAATCCTCGAAAGGATGCTAAAACTCGATCCTTCATTGGAAGTCAGGAAAAATGGCGAACTTTGGGAAACAACGAATAAACAACGAAGTTTTGCCAAATCCGGATAA
- a CDS encoding DUF5681 domain-containing protein, producing the protein MANFGKQRINNEVLPNPDNIKGQGFHTDPSRINKAGRPKGSRTLSSILKEMLEEKVEITNEDGTKEKKKLSDVIVRKLITKAVKKEDIKAIQEIFDRTEGKPHSEFHHSGIVQHNHKDITKLKSIEDMPDEVKQAIFEMGMQQLTDEENRKN; encoded by the coding sequence ATGGCGAACTTTGGGAAACAACGAATAAACAACGAAGTTTTGCCAAATCCGGATAACATAAAGGGGCAAGGTTTTCACACTGACCCCAGCAGAATCAATAAGGCTGGACGGCCTAAGGGTAGTCGCACGTTATCATCGATCCTAAAGGAAATGCTGGAGGAGAAAGTTGAAATAACAAACGAGGACGGCACGAAGGAAAAGAAGAAGTTATCTGATGTAATAGTCCGCAAGCTAATAACCAAGGCGGTGAAGAAAGAAGACATAAAGGCCATTCAGGAGATATTTGACCGCACCGAGGGCAAGCCACATTCCGAATTCCATCATTCAGGTATAGTTCAGCACAATCACAAAGACATCACAAAATTAAAGTCAATAGAAGATATGCCCGATGAGGTAAAGCAGGCCATCTTTGAAATGGGCATGCAGCAGCTCACCGACGAGGAGAACCGCAAAAATTAA